Proteins from a single region of Butyrivibrio fibrisolvens:
- a CDS encoding MFS transporter: MNKIRAYLFAGSAFTIILVAVFLWVLNFNEPSEYTSVPFSILIVLTAIAVLAMAIFCAKGPVFNIEGQLEAANINAMLITVLVIIQVAFFFEILSVRNQMINYQTYTEIRNNITRIEKISENELDRSLPHILNDTITDIMILDEDMNVVHSSDASLIGTKATYDVYDEHTYPFSKGRSISFIVNYDHNISVIKSIALNLITVLITSVFFSVEMVLLILQIIKRNMQKSFDQGAPSEVKADDSDGMISSLYYIRQISFLFYFASRLSSAFIPTMAKELINPISFISANAAAGLPQSAETLLTCSAIFITTIILEKKGWKLPFISGLILVALGTFLSAISGNLVMFILSRAVVGLGYGLCWMTLRNLSLFGKDSKQQLLGFALLNAGIYAGMNCGSALGAILADIFGYRIVFYISAVLTITTSLFIIKLENAVLPHKEADINDVSKELEAKDFSDSAEIIANEEAITTKEAISTKEAISIKEKISIKEKISIKEGSLGFSDKLQAIIFVILMIAPASIAASYLSYYLPLYFQSIGGSTTDVGRAQLIYGMIIVYAGPLLSVLLAGNGRSLKKINVVYSVMIAISLFLPGIGSGFILAFAGAGLLGLADSFGFGVQNNYYLDLPAIKKLGASKSLSVLSFTKKMLEMIGPFVFAFAIVIGYQAGIRVLGIIFLCAAIMFMIIGNVSSANRR, translated from the coding sequence ATGAATAAGATCAGAGCCTATTTATTTGCCGGATCAGCATTTACAATAATACTGGTTGCCGTATTTTTGTGGGTTCTTAATTTTAATGAACCTTCAGAATATACGTCAGTACCCTTCAGTATTCTTATCGTTCTGACAGCTATAGCAGTCCTTGCTATGGCTATTTTCTGTGCAAAGGGACCTGTTTTCAACATTGAAGGACAGCTGGAAGCTGCTAACATCAATGCCATGCTCATAACTGTTCTTGTCATTATTCAGGTGGCTTTTTTCTTTGAAATATTATCTGTTCGTAATCAGATGATCAATTATCAGACATATACTGAGATCAGAAATAATATTACTCGAATTGAAAAAATCTCAGAAAATGAGCTTGATAGAAGCCTTCCCCATATTTTAAATGATACGATAACGGATATCATGATACTTGATGAGGATATGAATGTTGTTCATTCATCTGATGCATCCCTCATCGGCACGAAAGCTACTTATGATGTTTATGATGAACATACTTATCCTTTCAGCAAAGGAAGAAGTATAAGCTTTATCGTAAACTATGATCATAATATCAGCGTGATAAAAAGCATTGCGCTTAATCTTATCACGGTTTTGATCACATCTGTTTTTTTCTCAGTTGAGATGGTTCTTTTGATCCTGCAGATCATCAAAAGAAATATGCAAAAGAGCTTTGATCAGGGAGCTCCGTCAGAAGTTAAAGCCGATGATTCAGACGGCATGATCTCATCTTTATATTACATAAGGCAGATTTCATTTTTGTTTTACTTTGCATCAAGGCTGTCATCCGCCTTTATTCCCACCATGGCCAAAGAGCTCATTAATCCCATCTCATTTATTTCAGCCAACGCAGCGGCAGGCCTTCCTCAGTCGGCAGAGACCCTTCTTACATGCTCGGCCATTTTTATCACGACCATTATCCTTGAGAAAAAAGGCTGGAAGCTCCCCTTTATATCAGGTCTTATACTGGTAGCTTTAGGCACCTTCCTTTCAGCTATATCAGGGAATCTTGTGATGTTTATCCTTTCAAGAGCTGTAGTTGGCCTTGGATACGGGCTTTGCTGGATGACGCTTAGAAATCTGTCTTTGTTTGGCAAAGATTCAAAACAGCAGCTTCTTGGCTTTGCCCTCTTGAATGCAGGTATTTACGCAGGTATGAACTGCGGTTCAGCTCTTGGCGCCATACTGGCAGATATATTCGGCTACAGAATCGTATTTTATATTTCTGCAGTTCTTACGATCACGACATCTCTATTCATAATCAAGCTTGAAAACGCTGTTCTGCCACATAAGGAAGCTGATATTAATGATGTATCTAAAGAACTGGAAGCTAAAGACTTTAGTGATTCAGCTGAAATAATTGCTAATGAAGAAGCAATTACAACTAAAGAAGCAATCTCAACTAAAGAAGCAATCTCAATTAAAGAAAAGATCTCGATTAAAGAAAAGATCTCAATTAAAGAAGGTTCTCTTGGATTTTCTGACAAGCTTCAGGCAATCATATTCGTAATCCTTATGATAGCTCCTGCAAGTATAGCAGCATCTTATCTTAGTTATTACCTTCCGTTATATTTCCAGAGCATAGGCGGAAGTACCACCGATGTAGGAAGAGCGCAGCTTATATACGGAATGATAATAGTATATGCAGGTCCGTTGCTTTCTGTGCTTCTTGCAGGTAACGGAAGATCTTTAAAGAAAATAAATGTTGTTTACAGCGTGATGATCGCAATATCTTTGTTCCTTCCTGGCATTGGATCAGGCTTTATCCTAGCTTTTGCAGGCGCAGGCCTGCTTGGACTTGCCGACAGTTTTGGCTTTGGCGTTCAGAACAATTATTATCTTGATCTTCCTGCAATTAAAAAGCTTGGCGCATCAAAGTCTCTATCTGTCCTTTCTTTTACCAAAAAGATGCTCGAGATGATTGGACCATTTGTATTTGCATTTGCCATCGTGATTGGCTATCAGGCAGGAATCAGGGTGCTGGGAATAATATTCCTTTGTGCAGCGATTATGTTCATGATAATCGGAAATGTCAGTAGTGCAAACAGAAGATAA
- a CDS encoding STAS domain-containing protein — MLDINATNDGGKMNVTLDGRIDTTTAPQLEAVLKEKLGNSTELTFDMTNVEYISSAGLRVLLSAQKAMNKQGKMYIKNVCDAVKDIFEVTGFSDILNII; from the coding sequence ATGCTGGATATTAATGCGACAAATGATGGTGGAAAGATGAATGTAACTCTCGATGGAAGAATTGATACCACGACAGCTCCACAGCTTGAGGCAGTTCTTAAGGAAAAACTTGGAAATTCTACAGAGCTTACCTTTGATATGACAAATGTAGAGTATATTTCTTCCGCAGGCCTCAGAGTTTTGCTTTCAGCTCAGAAGGCTATGAACAAGCAGGGCAAAATGTATATCAAAAATGTATGTGATGCTGTTAAAGACATTTTTGAGGTAACAGGATTTTCAGATATTCTCAATATAATTTAA
- a CDS encoding diguanylate cyclase, translating into MKKIKNVLFPERNEEIYNLFDHSNMASLRVMSLLTVAIESVSLIHLLFHNVDYLNFDLTVIILTAIIVINLITAISTDLFLKKRIKGHNIAVIIAVFTITAMTCFAMFVSYMNYIAGRQIIIFYAVTVCLISFIHITPLFQLIFILVEHSIFYAILYNYDGAKGVIVPNVIIYMLIILVASQISFYRVLNFASSTYTAKVMAEEFALKSSQDQLTGLMNRYALDNIPNIENPVRCQIAMSDIDHFKVFNEKYGHIKGDEVLKATASALLDVFRKKDCYRYGGDEFLIVAINLTEDTFRDRLALWEKKLSVTRIENIDEPVKVNFGVASGIIHNKEEIFKLIKEADEKLNTIKSMRNHSS; encoded by the coding sequence TTGAAAAAAATCAAAAATGTTCTCTTTCCTGAAAGAAATGAAGAGATCTATAATCTGTTTGATCATAGCAACATGGCATCTTTAAGGGTCATGAGCCTTCTTACTGTTGCCATTGAAAGTGTTTCTTTGATCCATTTACTTTTTCATAATGTAGACTATTTAAACTTTGATCTTACAGTGATCATACTTACAGCAATTATTGTCATTAATCTTATAACAGCTATTAGTACGGATCTGTTTTTGAAAAAAAGGATCAAAGGACATAATATCGCTGTTATCATAGCAGTGTTCACCATTACTGCCATGACTTGTTTTGCAATGTTTGTATCATATATGAATTATATTGCCGGAAGACAGATCATCATATTTTATGCAGTTACCGTCTGTCTTATCAGCTTTATTCATATAACTCCGCTGTTCCAGCTTATTTTCATCCTGGTGGAACATTCTATTTTCTATGCGATCTTATATAACTATGATGGTGCAAAAGGCGTAATAGTGCCTAATGTCATTATCTATATGCTCATAATTCTCGTGGCGAGTCAGATCAGTTTCTATAGAGTGCTTAATTTTGCATCTTCGACCTACACAGCCAAAGTTATGGCTGAAGAATTTGCACTAAAGTCTTCTCAGGACCAGCTTACAGGTCTTATGAACAGATATGCGCTTGATAATATTCCGAATATTGAAAATCCAGTAAGATGTCAGATCGCAATGTCAGATATCGATCATTTCAAGGTATTTAATGAAAAGTATGGTCATATCAAAGGCGATGAAGTTCTCAAAGCAACTGCATCGGCTCTTCTTGATGTATTCAGAAAAAAAGACTGTTACCGCTATGGAGGCGACGAATTCCTGATAGTCGCTATCAATCTTACTGAAGATACATTCCGGGACAGGCTGGCACTTTGGGAGAAAAAATTGTCAGTTACCAGGATCGAAAATATAGATGAACCTGTAAAAGTCAACTTCGGCGTTGCATCAGGCATAATCCATAACAAAGAAGAAATATTCAAGCTTATCAAAGAAGCCGATGAAAAGCTTAATACGATAAAGTCAATGCGCAATCACAGTTCATAA
- a CDS encoding ATP-binding protein, translating into MNNSVEALKRENEELKNQLDEIKHQNLVQQEFISRMSHDIRSPLNAIIGFATLIKNHSFNAQKVHDQAGKILKSSDYMLDIIQDVLDLNKIESGTIKLKNDVFDLDQCINDIKEMIMSQVHSKNQRFSVNIDQLQNKTVCADENYIKQILLNLLSNSCKYTDNGGDITLTVKDKESSKCGFVDVTFEVSDNGRGMSEEFQKTLFTPFKREQQSGIADPGGTGLGLALIKNMIEMMEGTITFESSLGVGTTFTAMIPMMLTGEVSCGLDERPVVLESPPYKGILKGLNILAAEDNDLNRELLSEILVDLGAKVIVEPDGRKLVDRFLNEPENTYDLILMDIMMPDVDGYEATRLIRNSNREGDKKIPIIAMTGNAFEEDIQKALKAGMNAHITKPYNVDAIEKAVAKVL; encoded by the coding sequence CCACGATATTCGTTCGCCTCTTAATGCCATAATCGGATTTGCAACTCTTATAAAGAACCATTCTTTTAATGCACAGAAGGTCCATGATCAGGCTGGGAAGATCCTTAAATCCAGTGATTATATGCTTGATATCATCCAGGACGTTCTTGATCTTAATAAGATCGAATCCGGAACCATAAAGCTTAAAAATGATGTCTTTGACTTGGATCAGTGCATAAATGACATTAAAGAGATGATCATGTCTCAGGTACATTCAAAGAATCAAAGGTTTTCTGTAAATATAGATCAGCTACAAAACAAAACAGTCTGTGCAGATGAAAACTATATCAAACAAATACTTCTGAATCTTTTGTCCAATTCATGTAAATATACGGATAATGGCGGCGATATTACACTTACTGTTAAGGACAAAGAATCGTCAAAATGCGGATTTGTAGATGTTACTTTTGAAGTAAGTGACAATGGACGTGGAATGTCTGAGGAGTTTCAGAAAACTCTTTTCACACCATTTAAAAGAGAGCAGCAAAGCGGTATCGCTGATCCCGGCGGTACAGGGCTGGGACTTGCTCTTATCAAAAACATGATAGAAATGATGGAGGGAACCATTACTTTTGAAAGTAGTCTTGGTGTTGGCACGACTTTTACGGCAATGATCCCTATGATGCTGACAGGCGAGGTTTCATGCGGACTTGATGAAAGGCCTGTTGTATTAGAATCGCCTCCCTATAAAGGGATCTTAAAAGGGCTTAATATCCTGGCTGCAGAAGATAACGATCTTAACAGGGAGCTTTTATCCGAGATACTTGTTGATCTGGGAGCCAAAGTCATAGTAGAGCCTGATGGCAGAAAACTTGTAGACAGGTTCCTGAATGAGCCAGAAAACACTTATGATCTGATTCTTATGGACATTATGATGCCTGATGTAGATGGATATGAGGCGACGAGGCTCATTAGAAACAGTAATAGAGAGGGAGATAAAAAGATCCCGATCATAGCAATGACGGGTAATGCCTTTGAAGAAGATATACAGAAAGCGCTTAAGGCAGGTATGAATGCGCATATTACCAAGCCTTATAATGTTGATGCCATTGAAAAGGCTGTAGCCAAAGTTTTATGA